The genomic segment accactcagctcctaaattcagttccacgattgatgaaggccgataCACCATAggctttttaaccacagagtcagcctgGGCAGCTCAATTGAGTGTCCTATGTACTCGGACCTtaagatccctccgatcctccacactgccaagagtcataacattaatattatattctgccatcatatttgacctaccacaatgaaccacttcacacttacctgggttgaactccatctgccacttctaagcccagttttgcatcctatcaatgcctcactgtaacttctgacagtccgtccacactatccacaacacctccaacttctgtgtcatcagcaaactttctaacccttccctccacttcctcatccaagtcatttataaaaatcacgaagtgaAGGAGACCCAAAACATTtcgctgaggcacaccactggtgaccgacctccatgcaggatatgacccgtccacaaccactctttgccttgtgtgggcaagacagttctggatccacaaagcaatttccccttggatcccccaCCGTACTATCTCAATaatccttgcatggggtaccttatcaaatgccttactgatatcgtttccactgcatctgctgctcatccttcatcaatgtgtttagtcacatcctcaaaaaattcaaacaggctcgtaaggcatgacctgcccttgacaaagccatgctgactacttctcagcatattatacctctccaaatgctcataaatcctgcttttcgagaccttctccatcaactttccaaccactgaggtgaacctcactggtctataagttcctgagctatctctactcactttcttgaataaaggagcaATATCCGCAACGctctaatcctccggaaccaagggtcagcaatctcctccctcgcctgcaacagtagcctggggttcatctcatccggtcccggctaTTTATCCAAACTTGACgttctccaaaagctccagcgcatccgcttttcttaatatccacatgttcaagcttttcattctgttgcaagtcatcactacaatcaaaAAGATCCTTTCCCGGAGTGTATACTGAAGTAAAGTTttatataaccatacaacaatatAACAATGGCAGCagggaaacagaccatctcggcccttctagtccgtgccgaactctaaatctcacctagtcccaccgacgtgAAATCacccccataaccctccattcctttcctgtccatatagctgtccaatttaactttaaacgacagcaTCGAGCCTGCCTCGACCActcctgctggaagctcgttccacacagctaccactctctgagtaaagaagttccccctcatgttacccctaaacttttgtcctttaactctcaactcatgtcctcttgtttgaatctcccccactctcaatggaaaaagcctatccacatcaactctatctatccccctcataattttaaatacctctatcaagtcccccctcaaccttctacgctccaaagaataaagacctaacttgttcaacctttctctgtaacttaggagatgaaacccaggcaacattttagtaaacctcctctgtactctctcaatttaaTTGATAtcgttcctataattcggtgaccagaactgtacacaataccccagatttggccttaccaatgccttctacaatttcaacattatatcccaaatcctatgctcaatgctctgattaataaaggccagcataccaaaagctttcttcaccgccctatccacatgagattccatcttcagggtactatgcaccattattcctagatcgctCTGTTCaactgcattcttcaataccctaccatttaccatgtatgtcctattttgattaatcctaccaaaatgtagcacctcacacttatcagcatgaaacaccatctgccatctttcagcccactcttctaactggcctgaatctctctgcaagctttgaaaacctacttcattatccacgactccacctatcttagtatcatctgcatatttactcattttcattaagtacctctgctgtttcctccggttccatgcacactttcccATTGTCGCAGTTGATAGGTCCTTTCCCTTCTCGTCTTATCgccttgctcttcacatgcttggAGAATGCCTTGGGCATttctttaatcctgtccgccaacgccttctcatggccccctcTGGCTGGCCTAATTTTGTATTTAAGTTGCTTCCTATTAGACTTATATCTTCTCGTGCTCTAACAATACCGAGCTCTCTACCCTTTGTCAGCGTTTCCTTTCGTTTCttgtgtataagatggtgagagggattgatggtggggatagtcagaggcttctcccagggctgaaatggttgccacaagaggacacagttttaaggtgctggggggtaagtataggggagatatcagagtatgtttttcactcagagagtggtgagtgcatggaatgggctgccggcaacagtggtggaggcggatacgatagggtctttctaTAGacttttagacaggtacatggagctcagtaaaatagTCGGGTACAGGTAAGCCCAGTAACTTCTAAGGGAGCGGCATGTACCTCACAACTTTGTAGGCCGAagatcctgtattgtgctgtaagttttctattctattctattctattccatTCTCTTCTATTCTACTCTATTCTCTTCTATTCTATTCTTTTACATTTGACTGGAATAATTCATCGGCCTCGACCATTTCTCTGGGATCTCATTCCGCCTCCAGCCTGTGCGGTTtctaaatgatctggatgagttTGTAGATGGGTGCGTTGCTGAGTTTCATGAGTTGCACACGATGCGAAGATTCAGTGATATGAAGAACAACAGGATgacaggaccgattagagataaaggtgggaagatgttacTGGtgtctgtggaagtgagcgaggtcctcaatgaatacatctcttcggtattcaccgatcagagggaacttgatgacggtgaggacaatatgagtgaggttgatgttctggagcatgttgatattaaaggagaggagcTTTTGGAGGtggtaaaatacattaggacagataagcgTTTCAAACGGTATGTGGAGAAAGCAGGCGAGTGCGGATGACTGgcagaattagatcagcccatgactgaatgaccGAGAAGACTCGATagcccgaatggcctacttctgctccaatacCTTATGGTCTCATGGCCGTATGGTCGCTCCACAGGTGCGCATGAACAGGAGCCGAAACTGAAGATCGGAAATAGACTGCTCCGTCTGATCTGCCTACTCTGCCTAGTTACGTCCGCGCTCATCGTGATAGTGATCGGACTCTCGATCCATGGTGAGTGGAACGGTCTCCGGGTGGAGTCAGACCATAAATAAAGAGAGTGGAATAAATTGTTATTGTAAAACACCAGCGACACCGGCACGTCCCTTACCGTAACACCGATTAAAACCGACCACGATATCACGGACACACCCCTAACTGTGATAAAGATCGACCTTCACCGTAACACAATCAAGACTCATCCTGACACCGACACGCCATTCACCATAACATGAATAATGCTGTCACCGTAGCACGGTCACGACACAGCTACACTGCTAACCGCAACACAGACAGGGTATATCGCCGTGACACACACGTGGCAGTCACACTAACCGCAAcgtacccctcactgtaacagtaaaTTGCCCCTGACCGCGTCACTGATAAACTTTTCAAGGCGACACCGAAACACACCACACCATAACACTGACACGCTCTTCACCGTGACACTGAGGTACCGTACACCGTGACACCTTCACACTCCTCAACGTGATCGCTCCGCACCGCACCGTCCAAAGACTCAGGAGTTACGGTAACACCCCTTACTGATACAGTATCACCGCTGAACATAACGCCGATGCACCGCTCACTGAGGCAATTACCCACACCTCATTCTGACAAAGACAAACCTCTTAACGTGATACCAAAACATCCAAGCCTGAAACTGTTACACCCACCGTGGCAATGACATGCCTCTCaccgtgacacagacacacccctctcTGTGAGACTAGCACACCCCACACCATGACACAGATACTCCACTAACCGTGACATCACAAGATCGCTCACGCTGGCATTTCTCTCGCCATGACATCGAGATACAGTTCGTTGTGACCCGGCACAACTCTCGCCGGGACACAGGAACACCCaacacagtgacaccgacacgtCCTGCACGGTAACTCGAACATGACCCGCACGATGCTGAGGCAGACCCCCGTTGTAACAACAACAAGAACTTCACCGGGACATTGATGTACCCCTCAGCGTGACCAGACACGCCGACGCCTTGCACTGTGACATCTTTCATCGTGACTTTCACACAACATTCTCTGCGACCCACTCGGTCGCGGGATGCTGACTCCCGTGTCACTGTAAACGCTAAACATCCTTCACCATCTCTCTCAGTATTACAGGTTCGTCAGTCCAAGCTCACCCTCGACCGAAACAACCATGAGTTAAACTCAACCCTTCAATCCAAGATATCTGAGATTTCCCACCTGAATATCTCCCATAAAGCCTGTCTCAGGAATCTTTCTGGGCTCAACTCCAATCTGTCCGTTATTACACGAATGCACACTGAACTCCGTCACCAGTTCACTGAAATGGAAACGAAGTTCAGATCTGTCAACGAAACCAAGGCTCAAATCTGTGAATTGTTGACCAGCAGAAGAGGTGAGGCATCATCCCCCACCTTAACCCGCTCCTCATCACAGGGcaggcagagagagaggaagCGTCACACTGTGCTTGACATCGGGAGTGTGTGAAGAGATGGTATGGATGAGATTCCCTCTGTGTTTGacttgtgagtgtgtgatggggctgcgtggaggaagattcactttATCACTGAACCCAGGAGAGCTTGACGGGACGTTGTGGAAGTGGATTCGCTCTGTGTCAGACGACGGGATTGTTAGACATAACATTACAGCTCCGCTCTATGCCTCACTCCGGAAATCTCTTATGTGACAGTATGGAtccagcttcactctgtgtctgacaggcGGATTGTGTGATCGGACAGGGCTCAGAGAGCTTCACTCCATGACTGACCCAGAATAGTGTTATGGCACcgtggagagagagagtttcactctgaatccgggagtgtgtgacgggacggtgtagcggggtcttcactctgtgtctgaatccGGGAGTGAGATATGGGACGTTGCAGAGGTGGCTTGACTCTGGGACTAAAtccgcgagtgtgtgatgggatcctGGAGAGACATCTTTGTCTGTGTCCCAGTCCGGGattgagtgatgggacggtgcagagggcgCTTCACTCTGTCTGAATCCGAGAGTGTCTGAAGGTGTGAATgtagcttcactctgcgtctgactcccggagtgtgtaatgggatcgtagagagagagagagagagcgtctgtgtctgactccgggagaagagggaagagtgTAAATGGATGGTGTGCAGGAAACTTCACTCCACGTCTGACCGCTGGAATGTGTGATGAGGCacggagagagattcactctgtgtctgacccaggcagTAGTGACCTGGCTTTGTAGAGGGAGctaaactctgtgtctgactccggtagtgtgtgatgggacaacgTGGACGGGAGCTTCACTCCACCTCTAAACCCTGGAGTGTCTGATGTGTCTGTGGAGGCAGAATATTTCTGCGTCTGACCGTTTCAGTTTCTGATCCGACGGGGTGCAGGTCGCTTAAATTTGTGTCTCACCCCGGTTGTGTATGCTTGGACTCTCTTTGTGACACAGTGTGCGTGTGATGGGAAgcaatggtgagggtggggggggggttgggggagtgcgTTTGGATGGgtgttcatgtgtgtgtctgacaccatGAACAGTGACGCGTGCCTGGATGGTGTTCCACTCTGGGTCTAATAACAGCGGTGTGTGACTGGACGGTGCGGAGGAAGCTTCTCTTGTTTGCTGACCCCTGTTGTGTGAAGTGACAGGGTAGAAGCAGTATCgtactgtgtctgaccacgggagtatGCGGTGGGATGGTGCCGATAGTGTTTCGTTTCCTGTCTGATCATGGGCGGATGTAATGGGGTAGTGTGGATGAAGATTTACTCTCTGTTTGCCGCAGTTAAGGCAGTCTGCAGGGAGCCTCACTCCAGGTCTGACCCAAGGAGTGTGTGATAGCGTGGTGGAGAGAAAGCTCCAGTCTGaggctgaccctgggagtgtgcaaTGGGAGAGTGCGGAAGGAGCATCACTAGCGTCTGACACCCGGAGAGTATGATTGACCGGGAGACAAGAGCTTCATTCTCCCCCTGTTTCcgagagtgtgtgacgggaca from the Mobula birostris isolate sMobBir1 chromosome 13, sMobBir1.hap1, whole genome shotgun sequence genome contains:
- the LOC140208155 gene encoding uncharacterized protein, producing the protein MDEGKTYVNVKFANTGPESPSDGGLTSTYSELNFPKDERLIDEFEDPPTSSRPGALPITAQTDGLTSIYSELNFPKNEPVIDEDEDPPIASGPGGMPTNAQTGAHEQEPKLKIGNRLLRLICLLCLVTSALIVIVIGLSIHVLQVRQSKLTLDRNNHELNSTLQSKISEISHLNISHKACLRNLSGLNSNLSVITRMHTELRHQFTEMETKFRSVNETKAQICELLTSRRETSQESYQRPT